The following are encoded together in the Proteiniphilum saccharofermentans genome:
- the atpA gene encoding F0F1 ATP synthase subunit alpha, whose amino-acid sequence MSNNNIRVSEVSEVLRMQLEGIDTGIQFDETGTVITVSDGVVRIFGLRNAEANELLEFDNGMRAIVMNLEEDNVGAILLGSSSEIKEGFTVKRTGRVASIFAGEGMLGRVISPTGEPVDGKGPLAGELTEMPMERKAPGVVFRQPVNTPLQTGLKAVDAMIPIGRGQRELIIGDRQTGKTSIAIDTILNQRKNFENGDPVYCIYVAVGQKGSSVASIVKTLTDGGAMDYTVVVSSSGSDPASMRYIAPFAGAAIGEYFRDTGRHALVVYDDLSKQAVAYREVSLILRRPSGREAYPGDIFYLHSRLLERAANIISQQDVAVLMNDLPPSLEGKVRGGGSLTALPIIETQAGDVSAYIPTNVISITDGQIFLEADLYNKGIRPAINVGISVSRVGGNAQIKSMKKVAGTLKIDQAQYQELAAFSKFGGDMDAVTAMTIDKGQKNERLLVQPVHSPMTVEQQIAILYCGTHGLLKEIALEKVAKFEKEFLATLEASHRHDVLDPLKEGKIDDGICKIIEEVAADTIKIINS is encoded by the coding sequence ATGTCCAATAATAATATCAGGGTAAGCGAAGTCTCCGAGGTGCTTCGGATGCAACTCGAAGGGATCGATACCGGCATTCAATTCGATGAGACAGGCACGGTCATCACGGTGAGTGATGGTGTTGTACGGATTTTCGGCCTACGTAACGCGGAAGCGAACGAGTTGTTGGAATTCGACAACGGCATGCGGGCTATCGTGATGAACCTCGAGGAAGACAACGTGGGAGCCATTCTGTTGGGTAGCTCCAGTGAGATCAAAGAAGGGTTCACCGTGAAGCGTACCGGACGTGTAGCCTCTATTTTTGCAGGAGAAGGGATGCTCGGCCGTGTAATCTCTCCTACCGGTGAACCGGTCGATGGCAAGGGGCCATTGGCAGGAGAACTGACAGAGATGCCTATGGAACGGAAAGCGCCCGGTGTGGTTTTCCGTCAGCCTGTCAATACTCCTTTACAGACCGGCTTGAAAGCCGTAGATGCCATGATCCCTATCGGCAGGGGCCAGCGTGAATTGATCATCGGCGACCGGCAGACCGGAAAAACCAGTATCGCCATCGACACCATCCTCAACCAGCGGAAAAATTTCGAGAACGGTGACCCGGTCTATTGCATCTATGTGGCGGTGGGACAAAAAGGCTCTTCAGTAGCCTCTATCGTCAAAACGCTTACCGACGGGGGCGCCATGGATTATACCGTGGTGGTCTCCTCCAGCGGTTCAGATCCCGCCTCCATGCGGTATATCGCACCCTTTGCAGGCGCAGCCATCGGAGAATACTTCCGCGATACGGGCAGACATGCCTTAGTGGTCTATGACGACCTCTCCAAACAGGCGGTAGCCTACCGGGAGGTGTCGTTGATCCTGCGTCGCCCGTCAGGTCGTGAAGCCTATCCCGGAGATATCTTCTACCTTCATTCCCGATTACTGGAAAGAGCGGCCAATATCATTTCCCAGCAAGATGTAGCAGTCCTGATGAACGATCTTCCCCCCAGTTTGGAAGGGAAAGTCAGGGGTGGCGGTTCCCTCACTGCCCTGCCTATTATTGAAACACAGGCAGGAGACGTATCTGCTTATATTCCCACTAACGTCATCTCCATTACCGACGGACAGATATTTCTGGAAGCCGACCTTTATAATAAGGGGATCCGTCCCGCCATCAACGTAGGTATTTCCGTCTCCCGCGTTGGAGGTAATGCCCAGATTAAGTCGATGAAAAAAGTGGCCGGTACGCTGAAGATCGACCAGGCACAATACCAGGAGCTGGCAGCTTTTTCCAAATTCGGTGGTGATATGGATGCCGTAACAGCCATGACCATTGATAAGGGACAAAAGAATGAGCGGTTACTTGTCCAGCCTGTACACAGTCCCATGACCGTAGAGCAACAGATTGCCATCCTCTACTGTGGCACCCACGGCCTTCTCAAAGAGATCGCTCTCGAGAAAGTGGCGAAATTCGAAAAAGAGTTTCTTGCTACGCTGGAGGCAAGTCATCGACACGATGTGCTTGACCCGTTGAAAGAAGGAAAAATAGATGATGGGATCTGTAAAATTATTGAAGAGGTGGCGGCAGATACCATAAAAATAATAAATTCCTGA
- a CDS encoding F0F1 ATP synthase subunit delta, producing MNTGLISSRYAESLLQYAVSLGQQEEVYDKMKLLSEIFMKMPALRHVMMNPSVLIGDKKKILVTACGGSMPSSLSRMIDLILRNEREEVLQYITLRLIDLYRERFNIQRGKLVTAVAIDGETEQRLIARIKKMVKANVEMESVVDPGIIGGFVLTLGDFRWDASISGELARIRNKFQKD from the coding sequence ATGAACACCGGACTCATTTCTTCACGTTATGCGGAATCCCTGCTGCAATACGCCGTCAGCCTGGGACAACAGGAAGAGGTATATGACAAGATGAAACTGCTTTCGGAGATATTTATGAAAATGCCCGCATTACGCCATGTAATGATGAACCCGTCGGTATTGATCGGGGATAAGAAGAAAATTCTCGTGACAGCTTGTGGTGGCAGTATGCCATCGTCACTCTCCAGAATGATCGACCTTATCCTCAGGAATGAAAGGGAAGAAGTTTTGCAATATATTACCCTCCGTCTTATCGATCTCTATAGAGAAAGATTCAATATTCAGCGTGGAAAGTTAGTTACCGCAGTAGCTATCGACGGAGAAACGGAACAGAGGCTTATTGCCCGGATCAAAAAAATGGTAAAGGCGAATGTAGAAATGGAATCTGTGGTCGATCCCGGAATCATTGGTGGTTTCGTACTCACTTTGGGGGATTTCAGATGGGATGCAAGTATATCGGGTGAACTGGCCCGTATAAGGAATAAATTTCAGAAAGATTGA
- the atpF gene encoding F0F1 ATP synthase subunit B yields the protein MSLLTPEPGLLFWMLISFGITVFVLAKFGFPAILKSVEKRKNYIEESLLAARKAHEELAGIKETGEAILAQARKEQADILKEAALRRETMIEKAREEARMESEKLIASARQQIGAEKEEALRSIRNEAATLSLTLAERILREKLGTEQEQKKMIDRLFNEMDISKS from the coding sequence ATGTCATTACTTACACCCGAACCCGGTCTTCTGTTCTGGATGCTGATCTCTTTCGGCATCACTGTGTTTGTGCTGGCAAAATTCGGATTTCCCGCCATACTCAAATCGGTTGAAAAGCGGAAAAATTATATCGAAGAATCGCTCCTTGCTGCGCGTAAAGCCCACGAGGAGCTGGCCGGCATAAAGGAGACCGGCGAAGCCATATTGGCACAAGCCCGCAAAGAACAAGCGGACATCCTGAAGGAAGCCGCCCTGCGACGGGAAACGATGATAGAAAAAGCCCGTGAAGAAGCTCGTATGGAATCGGAGAAACTGATCGCTTCGGCACGACAGCAAATCGGCGCAGAGAAAGAGGAAGCCCTCCGTTCAATCCGGAATGAGGCTGCCACACTATCGTTGACCCTCGCCGAAAGGATATTACGGGAAAAACTGGGAACTGAACAGGAACAGAAGAAGATGATCGACCGCCTGTTCAACGAAATGGATATCTCAAAATCGTAA
- the atpE gene encoding ATP synthase F0 subunit C has protein sequence MVLLTVLLQTVGTLLQVSADGLGSLGAAIGIGLAAIGAGYGIGKIGASAMEGISRQPESTSDIRMNMIIAAALIEGVALFAVVVCGFIL, from the coding sequence ATGGTACTACTTACAGTTTTATTACAGACAGTCGGCACGCTGCTACAGGTAAGTGCTGATGGTTTAGGATCTTTGGGAGCAGCCATAGGTATCGGTCTTGCTGCCATTGGTGCAGGATACGGAATCGGTAAGATCGGCGCATCTGCCATGGAAGGGATTTCCCGCCAACCCGAATCGACTTCAGATATCAGGATGAACATGATCATTGCAGCGGCACTTATCGAAGGAGTAGCATTGTTTGCAGTGGTTGTCTGTGGTTTTATTCTCTAA
- the atpB gene encoding F0F1 ATP synthase subunit A gives MMKRALYISGLSLILFLTASPVWASNQDEAKEELNAKEFITEHLADSYEWQIVSNGTKYIAIPLPVILHSKTTGWHLFPSSHFHHGANSYKGFEIAAEGKYKGKIMETDADGSASRPLDLSLTKNAASLLFASLLVILIIMGVAHSLKRDPMKPRKGFTGLIEMLVLSINDEVIKPSIGKDYQRYAPYLLTVFFFIFTNNLLGLIPLFPGGANVTGNIAVTLVLAVATFLIVNLTGTKEYYKEILWPDVPTWLKVPIPLMPIVEIVGTFTKPFALMIRLFANMMAGHSIVLGLTMLIFITASMGMAINTSMTVLSVIFTVFIDLVELFIAYIQAYVFTLLSAVFIGLARIESHFEKKKAVETEKAA, from the coding sequence ATGATGAAACGAGCATTATATATATCAGGTCTGTCACTGATTCTTTTTCTCACAGCTTCTCCGGTATGGGCATCAAACCAGGATGAAGCAAAGGAGGAACTAAATGCAAAAGAGTTCATCACGGAACATTTGGCAGATTCTTATGAATGGCAGATTGTGAGTAACGGCACTAAGTATATCGCTATTCCCCTTCCGGTAATATTGCACAGTAAAACCACGGGATGGCACCTGTTCCCCTCTTCACATTTTCACCACGGGGCAAACTCTTATAAAGGATTTGAGATCGCAGCTGAAGGGAAATACAAGGGAAAGATCATGGAAACGGATGCAGACGGAAGTGCCTCTCGCCCACTTGATCTCTCACTCACCAAAAATGCAGCCTCACTGCTGTTTGCCTCCTTACTGGTTATACTAATCATTATGGGGGTAGCCCACTCACTGAAGCGAGATCCGATGAAACCCCGGAAAGGGTTCACTGGATTGATCGAGATGCTCGTCCTCTCTATCAATGATGAAGTGATAAAACCTTCCATCGGCAAAGATTATCAAAGATATGCCCCTTATCTGCTTACCGTCTTCTTCTTTATCTTCACGAATAACCTGTTGGGATTAATTCCTCTCTTTCCGGGAGGAGCTAATGTGACGGGAAACATAGCCGTAACACTCGTGCTTGCTGTTGCTACATTCCTGATAGTCAACCTGACGGGAACAAAAGAGTATTACAAGGAGATCTTATGGCCTGATGTCCCTACCTGGCTTAAGGTGCCTATCCCTTTGATGCCGATAGTGGAGATTGTGGGGACGTTCACCAAGCCTTTTGCATTAATGATCCGTCTTTTTGCAAATATGATGGCCGGACACTCCATCGTATTAGGACTGACAATGCTTATTTTCATCACGGCGAGCATGGGGATGGCCATCAACACTTCCATGACTGTCCTGTCGGTTATCTTCACCGTTTTTATCGATCTAGTGGAGTTATTTATCGCTTATATTCAGGCATATGTCTTCACGCTGCTTTCAGCTGTCTTTATTGGCCTCGCACGAATAGAATCCCATTTCGAAAAGAAGAAAGCGGTTGAAACAGAGAAGGCTGCATAA
- a CDS encoding FoF1 ATP synthase subunit delta/epsilon, whose product MTLEILTPESVFYRGEADSITLPGMLGSFQILNNHAPIISSLTKGVLSFIVKGKIRQIEVSDGLMEMHDNKVTVCIDKIH is encoded by the coding sequence ATGACGCTGGAAATTCTTACACCCGAATCTGTTTTTTATAGAGGTGAGGCAGACTCCATTACCCTACCAGGTATGTTGGGATCATTCCAGATACTGAACAACCATGCTCCCATTATTTCATCGCTGACAAAAGGAGTACTTTCTTTCATAGTGAAGGGTAAAATCCGGCAGATCGAAGTTTCAGACGGATTAATGGAAATGCACGACAATAAAGTAACGGTTTGTATTGATAAAATCCATTGA
- the atpD gene encoding F0F1 ATP synthase subunit beta, protein MSALNGHISQIIGPVVDVHFELSGSQESRLPAIDDALYVKRPDGQNIFLEVQHHIGENIVRTVAMESTDGLSRGLPVKALGRPISVPVGEQIKGRLLNVIGSPIDGLSDLNRENQYPIHRPAPKFEDLVTSEEVLFTGIKVIDLLQPYLKGGKIGLFGGAGVGKTVVIMELINNIAKGHNGYSVFAGVGERTREGNDLLREMIASGVIRYGDEFKKTMEEGKWDLSKVDYEEVKKSQTTLVFGQMNEPPGARASVALTGLAVAESFRDMGGEGSDTLLFIDNIFRFVQAGSEVSALLGRMPSAVGYQPTLASEMGTLQERIASTRYGSITSIQAVYVPADDLTDPAPATTFSYLDATTVLSRKIASLGIYPAVDPLESSSRILDPHIVGEEHYNTAMQVKQILQRYKELQDIISILGMEELSDEDRLTVNRARKVQRFLSQPFFMAEQYTGQPGVMVSIEDTIKGFKMILDGSLDHYPEAAFMSVGTIEEAIEKGDKLMEQSQ, encoded by the coding sequence ATGTCGGCATTAAATGGACATATATCCCAGATTATAGGGCCGGTAGTAGACGTGCATTTTGAACTTTCCGGATCACAGGAATCCAGACTACCCGCTATCGATGATGCACTCTACGTAAAACGTCCCGACGGCCAAAATATTTTCCTGGAAGTACAACATCATATCGGCGAAAATATTGTCCGTACTGTAGCAATGGAAAGTACAGACGGCCTAAGCCGTGGCTTGCCGGTAAAGGCATTAGGACGTCCCATCAGTGTTCCGGTAGGAGAACAGATCAAGGGACGGTTACTTAATGTGATCGGCAGCCCTATCGACGGACTGTCAGATCTTAACCGTGAAAACCAGTATCCCATCCATCGCCCTGCCCCTAAATTCGAAGACCTTGTCACCTCTGAGGAAGTACTTTTCACAGGTATAAAGGTAATCGACCTGCTCCAGCCCTACCTGAAAGGAGGAAAAATAGGCTTGTTCGGAGGAGCCGGTGTAGGAAAGACCGTCGTTATAATGGAACTGATCAACAATATCGCCAAAGGACATAACGGTTATTCCGTCTTTGCAGGTGTAGGCGAACGGACTCGTGAGGGCAATGACCTTTTGCGGGAGATGATCGCATCTGGAGTGATCAGGTATGGCGATGAATTCAAGAAGACGATGGAAGAAGGAAAATGGGATTTGAGCAAGGTCGACTACGAAGAGGTCAAAAAATCCCAGACTACACTGGTATTCGGACAAATGAACGAACCTCCCGGTGCCCGTGCGTCGGTTGCACTTACCGGTTTAGCAGTAGCTGAATCGTTCCGTGATATGGGTGGTGAAGGTAGTGATACACTACTATTTATCGACAATATTTTCAGATTCGTACAGGCAGGATCCGAAGTATCTGCGCTGTTGGGACGTATGCCTTCCGCCGTAGGTTATCAACCTACACTTGCCTCAGAGATGGGAACACTACAGGAACGGATTGCCTCCACCAGGTACGGGTCTATCACATCAATCCAGGCCGTATATGTACCCGCCGATGACCTTACCGACCCGGCACCGGCTACTACATTCAGTTATCTCGATGCAACCACGGTACTTAGCCGCAAGATCGCTTCATTAGGAATATATCCCGCAGTAGATCCTCTGGAATCATCATCCCGTATTCTCGATCCGCATATTGTAGGTGAAGAACATTACAACACCGCGATGCAGGTAAAGCAAATCTTGCAACGATATAAAGAATTGCAGGATATCATCTCCATATTAGGGATGGAAGAACTTTCGGATGAAGACCGTCTCACAGTGAACCGTGCCCGTAAGGTACAGCGGTTCTTATCTCAACCCTTCTTTATGGCAGAACAGTACACCGGTCAGCCCGGCGTGATGGTTTCTATTGAAGATACTATCAAAGGATTCAAAATGATCCTCGACGGAAGCCTGGATCATTATCCGGAAGCGGCATTTATGAGCGTGGGCACCATCGAAGAAGCAATTGAAAAAGGCGATAAACTGATGGAGCAGAGCCAATAA
- the secDF gene encoding protein translocase subunit SecDF, with amino-acid sequence MQNKGFIKVFSIILTLISLFYLSFTIVGRQYNKKADQYANGDLALKNQYLDSLSTEKVYLNYTLKQVRAKEIGLGLDLKGGMNVILEIDAAQVLASLANTDDPQFNQALRETIVQNRRGSSSDFITLFRQNYERIAPEGRLANIYSITMGDRVRPTATNDEVIAILRNELTSVANNSFNVLATRIDRFGVVAPNIQKLDRAERILVELPGITEPERVRNLLQGSANLEFWKTYNVSELAAYFNEMNARSSEYAMAQRSAQATTDTTTAETEAEEDAIAGDSLLQGDSLSLPLFEEEGEKIVINKSFVEYFNEPYFAMGGAAGPVVGTVSKLDTAEVNFLLNRYKDIFPADVRFKWGFKPIDQRETYFQLFALKGDGSKRGPALDGDVVTNARADQGQQGSAWEVNMTMNSSGASRWATITGAEIGKAIAIVLDGYVYSAPNVNQRIDGGRSNITGNFTPQEAQDLENVLKSGKMQAGVRIVQEDVVGPSLGQEAIRDGFISFVIALAVLFIFTCMLYGFIPGMVINGALLLNFFFTLGALAAFQAVLTLPGIAGMILSLAMAVDANVLINERIKEELAAGKTLRRALEDGYKNAFSAIFDSNLTTIITGIILAIFGVGAIRGFAITLIIGIAVSFLTAVFITRLVYESRLSKDKWLHLTFNTGFSKAIFKEYSFDFIHNSKKVLIAIGVFVVVSVISLFTLGLNSGIDFTGGRNYIVRFDQPVRVSDVENALNPYLNESVRAITIGSSNQVRISTNYMIEEEGAGVEDQLRDLLGQGLKEFITPGKTIDDHIQSSQKVGPSIAEDMIRNAFLALFIALVCMGIYILSRFRNWGFSVGTVAALSIDTFAVVGLYSLLWKVMPFSMEMDQTFVAAILTIVGYSINDKVVVFDRVREYRQLYPKRGLRELFNDSMNATLARTINTGLSTILVIICILIFGGDAVRSFVFAMLIGVVVGTITSLFVASPVAYKLMLNQQDKKKLDK; translated from the coding sequence ATGCAAAACAAAGGATTCATTAAAGTTTTCAGTATTATCCTGACTCTTATCAGTTTGTTTTATCTCTCTTTTACTATAGTGGGGAGACAATACAACAAGAAAGCGGATCAATACGCCAATGGAGACTTAGCTCTGAAGAATCAGTATCTTGATTCCCTCTCTACTGAGAAAGTGTATCTGAATTATACGCTTAAGCAGGTTCGTGCTAAGGAAATCGGACTAGGACTCGACCTGAAAGGGGGGATGAACGTTATCCTCGAAATTGATGCGGCACAGGTACTCGCATCACTGGCCAATACCGATGACCCTCAATTCAATCAGGCATTGAGAGAGACTATCGTTCAAAACCGCCGTGGTAGTTCATCTGACTTCATCACGCTATTCCGGCAGAACTATGAACGGATAGCGCCCGAAGGCAGGCTGGCCAATATCTACAGCATTACGATGGGTGACAGGGTACGTCCCACCGCTACCAACGATGAGGTAATCGCTATATTGCGTAATGAGTTGACCAGTGTAGCCAATAATTCTTTCAATGTATTGGCTACGCGTATCGACCGTTTCGGGGTAGTTGCTCCCAACATCCAGAAACTGGATCGCGCAGAACGCATTTTGGTGGAGCTCCCCGGAATTACAGAACCGGAACGTGTACGTAACCTTTTGCAGGGAAGTGCCAACCTCGAATTCTGGAAAACATACAATGTGAGTGAACTGGCAGCCTACTTCAACGAAATGAATGCGCGGTCAAGCGAATATGCCATGGCGCAAAGATCGGCCCAGGCTACCACTGATACCACTACTGCTGAGACAGAAGCCGAAGAGGACGCTATAGCCGGTGATTCACTTCTGCAGGGTGATTCACTTTCATTACCTCTGTTCGAAGAGGAAGGGGAAAAGATCGTCATCAACAAAAGCTTTGTGGAGTATTTCAATGAACCCTACTTCGCAATGGGAGGGGCTGCGGGGCCGGTAGTAGGAACCGTGTCGAAGCTCGATACCGCTGAGGTGAATTTCCTCCTGAACAGATACAAAGATATATTCCCCGCCGACGTACGGTTTAAATGGGGATTCAAACCCATCGACCAGCGTGAGACTTACTTCCAGTTATTCGCCCTCAAAGGTGATGGAAGCAAACGCGGCCCTGCATTGGATGGAGACGTGGTAACCAATGCCCGTGCCGATCAGGGACAACAGGGATCGGCCTGGGAAGTAAACATGACGATGAATTCGAGTGGTGCCAGCCGCTGGGCGACTATCACAGGCGCCGAGATCGGGAAGGCTATCGCCATCGTACTCGACGGATATGTCTATTCAGCACCAAATGTCAATCAGCGTATCGACGGAGGTCGCTCCAACATCACCGGCAATTTCACACCGCAGGAAGCACAGGACCTGGAGAACGTGCTTAAATCGGGTAAGATGCAAGCCGGTGTCCGTATCGTACAGGAAGACGTGGTAGGCCCTTCATTGGGACAGGAAGCCATCCGCGACGGATTTATCTCCTTTGTAATTGCCCTGGCAGTGCTCTTTATCTTCACCTGTATGCTCTACGGTTTTATTCCGGGTATGGTGATTAATGGAGCCTTGCTACTCAACTTCTTCTTCACTCTGGGAGCGCTCGCGGCATTCCAGGCCGTACTCACCCTTCCGGGTATTGCGGGTATGATACTCTCACTCGCGATGGCGGTGGATGCCAACGTACTTATCAATGAGCGTATCAAGGAGGAACTTGCGGCAGGTAAGACACTCCGACGGGCATTGGAAGACGGTTACAAGAACGCTTTCTCGGCCATCTTCGACTCCAACCTCACGACCATTATCACCGGTATCATCCTTGCCATTTTCGGTGTAGGAGCTATCAGGGGATTTGCTATTACCCTGATCATCGGTATTGCCGTTTCGTTCCTTACAGCCGTATTTATTACCCGTCTGGTATACGAAAGCCGGTTATCCAAAGATAAATGGTTACACCTCACTTTCAATACGGGATTCTCAAAAGCCATCTTCAAAGAGTATAGTTTCGATTTTATTCACAACAGCAAGAAGGTACTCATAGCGATCGGAGTTTTTGTAGTAGTCAGCGTTATCTCACTCTTTACGCTTGGATTGAATTCAGGTATCGACTTCACAGGAGGTCGTAACTATATTGTCCGTTTCGATCAACCAGTCCGTGTGAGTGATGTGGAAAATGCCCTTAACCCCTATCTCAACGAATCGGTTCGCGCTATCACTATCGGGTCCAGTAATCAGGTGCGTATCTCCACCAACTATATGATTGAAGAGGAAGGTGCCGGCGTGGAAGATCAATTACGTGATCTGCTGGGACAAGGATTAAAAGAATTCATAACACCCGGAAAAACAATCGACGACCATATACAGAGTTCTCAGAAAGTAGGACCGAGTATTGCTGAAGATATGATCCGGAATGCATTCCTGGCACTCTTCATAGCTCTCGTTTGTATGGGTATCTATATCCTTTCGCGTTTCCGCAACTGGGGATTCTCCGTGGGAACGGTGGCTGCGCTTTCTATCGACACTTTCGCTGTAGTGGGATTGTATTCATTGCTTTGGAAAGTCATGCCTTTCTCCATGGAAATGGACCAGACGTTCGTGGCGGCTATCCTCACCATCGTGGGATATTCCATTAACGACAAGGTGGTGGTGTTCGATCGTGTGCGTGAATACAGGCAACTCTATCCGAAGCGGGGATTGAGGGAGCTCTTCAACGACTCAATGAACGCAACCTTGGCTCGTACCATCAACACCGGTTTGAGTACTATCCTTGTGATCATTTGTATTCTTATTTTCGGTGGTGACGCCGTGAGAAGTTTTGTGTTCGCCATGCTTATCGGTGTGGTAGTGGGGACAATTACCAGTTTATTCGTCGCTTCACCTGTCGCCTACAAGCTTATGTTGAATCAGCAAGATAAAAAGAAATTGGACAAGTAA